In Leptodesmis sichuanensis A121, the following are encoded in one genomic region:
- a CDS encoding RNA recognition motif domain-containing protein, producing MTIYIGNLSYQATVDDLTEVFTEYGTVKRVSLPMDRETGRMRGFAFVELEEDSQEDAAIAELDGAEWMGRQLKVNKAKPREAKAS from the coding sequence ATGACTATCTACATTGGAAATTTGTCTTATCAGGCAACCGTTGATGATTTAACGGAGGTATTTACGGAATACGGCACCGTTAAGCGGGTCTCGTTACCGATGGATCGCGAAACTGGACGGATGCGTGGTTTTGCCTTCGTGGAACTGGAGGAAGACAGTCAGGAGGATGCCGCGATCGCCGAACTGGATGGAGCCGAATGGATGGGCCGTCAGCTCAAGGTGAATAAGGCAAAACCGCGAGAAGCTAAAGCCAGCTAA
- a CDS encoding LmeA family phospholipid-binding protein: MFGSFTANTAGTDFGERMLNKVASQSIRHLFTESESVEVAIRCNPSSKLLQGSIDSFRMSGRNLVIRRDFQVQEMSFETDAVAIDFGSVLSGAIRLRQPTQAVAQVVLSEAGLNHAFTAELVKKRLQNIDTPDLAKLSGGEPVSFSEVHLELLPENRLKIFAKAHLPNGVVPISLSSTLGVERRRRIVFQNAQFEPDLVPENLRGISEILTIAFIDILNNMVDLDRFDLDGVLMRINRLETQGQQLIFSGYAQIEHFPRGN, from the coding sequence ATGTTTGGCAGCTTCACGGCAAACACTGCTGGCACAGACTTTGGGGAGCGGATGCTCAACAAAGTGGCTAGTCAGTCTATCCGACACTTGTTTACAGAAAGTGAGTCGGTCGAGGTTGCCATTCGTTGCAACCCGTCCAGCAAACTCTTGCAGGGCAGCATTGATAGCTTCCGAATGAGTGGCCGGAATCTGGTCATTCGTCGGGATTTTCAGGTGCAAGAAATGTCTTTTGAAACCGATGCAGTTGCGATCGACTTTGGCTCTGTTTTGAGTGGTGCTATTCGTCTACGGCAACCCACTCAGGCTGTGGCTCAGGTCGTTTTATCAGAAGCGGGCCTGAATCATGCGTTTACAGCGGAACTGGTGAAAAAACGCCTGCAGAATATCGATACTCCTGATCTGGCAAAACTTTCAGGCGGCGAACCTGTTTCTTTTTCAGAGGTTCATTTAGAACTATTGCCGGAAAATCGGTTAAAGATCTTTGCCAAGGCCCATCTACCAAATGGAGTGGTGCCGATCAGTCTCAGTTCTACATTGGGTGTGGAGCGACGGCGACGGATTGTGTTCCAGAATGCTCAATTTGAGCCAGACCTGGTTCCTGAAAATTTGCGCGGCATTTCCGAGATTTTGACGATCGCCTTCATCGACATTCTCAACAACATGGTGGATTTGGATCGGTTCGACCTCGACGGAGTGCTGATGCGGATTAATCGCCTGGAAACTCAGGGACAACAATTGATCTTCAGCGGTTATGCTCAAATCGAGCATTTTCCGCGAGGAAATTAG
- a CDS encoding tetratricopeptide repeat protein → MIRILIAFLSAVIVSFTGWSTVAIAAEASTSPAAPEPPEIEQPALADLFKDLDVLYQKALEATNQGDFATAEQYWTQMLERFPQNPAVWSNRGNSRVSQHKLESAIADYNKAIELLPEAPDPYLNRGTALEGLGKWDEAIADYNHVLELDPKDPVAYNNRGNAKAGLGQWEAAIADFKQAIELAPDYAFARANYALALYQTGQSDDALRTMYSLVRKYPKFADMRAALTAALWVDGKQGEAESQWVSAVGLDSRYKDLNWIKNVRRWPPKMVAAMEKFLTLKS, encoded by the coding sequence ATGATTCGCATCCTGATTGCTTTTCTGAGTGCTGTGATTGTCAGTTTTACAGGCTGGTCAACGGTGGCGATCGCGGCTGAAGCCTCAACATCTCCTGCTGCTCCTGAACCACCCGAAATCGAGCAGCCTGCATTGGCCGATCTGTTTAAAGATTTGGATGTGCTCTATCAAAAGGCTTTGGAGGCTACTAATCAGGGTGACTTTGCCACGGCAGAACAGTACTGGACGCAAATGCTGGAGCGATTCCCGCAAAATCCCGCCGTCTGGAGTAACCGGGGAAATTCCAGGGTTAGCCAGCATAAGCTAGAATCCGCGATCGCAGACTACAACAAGGCGATCGAACTGTTACCAGAAGCTCCCGATCCTTACCTGAATCGAGGCACGGCGCTGGAAGGTTTGGGCAAATGGGATGAGGCGATCGCAGACTATAACCACGTTTTAGAACTCGATCCGAAAGATCCGGTGGCCTACAACAATCGAGGAAATGCAAAAGCTGGCTTGGGCCAATGGGAAGCCGCGATCGCAGACTTTAAGCAGGCGATCGAGCTCGCTCCTGATTACGCCTTCGCCCGTGCCAACTATGCTTTGGCGCTTTACCAGACCGGACAATCTGATGATGCACTTCGCACCATGTACAGCCTGGTTCGCAAGTACCCTAAGTTTGCGGATATGAGAGCTGCGCTGACAGCCGCTTTATGGGTAGACGGTAAACAGGGCGAAGCTGAAAGCCAATGGGTCTCCGCGGTTGGGCTGGATTCTCGTTACAAGGATTTGAATTGGATCAAAAACGTGCGCCGTTGGCCTCCCAAAATGGTCGCTGCAATGGAGAAGTTTTTGACCCTCAAGTCGTAG
- a CDS encoding IS982 family transposase, whose product MFTIEEFIIAVFCCVDDLLKAITQGQPIRAKGFAPALSDSEVMTMEIVAEYQGIDTDQAIWRYFRRHWLEWFPGLGSRSAFVRQAANLWQYKQRLQQHLSTELGAFADEVHLVDGIPIPLCGFSRAPECRSFKGIAAYGYCAAKKQFYYGFHGHLLISATGVITGFSLTPANGSEREALWDMVQTIHGWLIGDKGYLSAALQQELRAVGIELETALRSNMQDTREPAWVALLQRIRRLIETVIGQLVERFSIEKVWARDLWHLTSRINRKLLAHTVCRWLNRHSADPLQFDQLVSQ is encoded by the coding sequence ATGTTTACTATCGAAGAGTTTATCATTGCAGTTTTTTGCTGTGTGGACGATTTGCTGAAGGCAATCACTCAAGGGCAACCCATCCGAGCCAAAGGATTTGCCCCTGCCTTGTCCGACAGTGAGGTAATGACGATGGAAATTGTGGCAGAGTACCAAGGGATTGATACAGACCAGGCAATTTGGCGCTATTTCCGTCGGCACTGGTTGGAGTGGTTTCCTGGCTTGGGCAGTCGTTCTGCCTTTGTCCGTCAGGCTGCAAACCTCTGGCAGTACAAGCAACGACTCCAGCAGCACCTGTCCACTGAGTTAGGGGCTTTTGCTGATGAGGTGCATCTGGTCGATGGCATTCCTATCCCGTTGTGTGGGTTTAGTCGTGCCCCGGAGTGTCGCAGTTTCAAGGGGATTGCTGCTTACGGTTACTGCGCGGCTAAAAAGCAGTTCTATTATGGCTTTCATGGTCATTTGCTCATCAGTGCGACAGGGGTGATTACAGGGTTTAGCCTCACCCCAGCCAATGGCAGTGAACGCGAGGCATTGTGGGACATGGTGCAGACGATTCATGGTTGGCTCATTGGCGACAAAGGTTACCTCTCTGCCGCTCTCCAGCAAGAGCTTCGAGCTGTGGGGATTGAACTAGAAACTGCCCTGCGCTCCAATATGCAGGATACTCGTGAGCCTGCTTGGGTGGCGTTACTCCAACGAATTAGACGACTGATTGAAACGGTGATTGGGCAATTAGTCGAACGCTTCTCAATTGAGAAGGTCTGGGCACGAGATTTATGGCATTTGACCAGTCGCATCAATCGCAAGCTTCTAGCTCATACCGTTTGTCGATGGCTCAACCGTCACAGTGCTGACCCCTTGCAGTTCGACCAGCTTGTGTCACAGTAG
- a CDS encoding peroxiredoxin has translation MPLSVGDTAPNFTVKDTNGNTVTLSDYAGKPVVLYFYPKDDTPGCTKEACSFRDNYQQYLSQGITVFGVSMDDEASHQAFTNKFNLPFPLLADTDGTITRAYDVLGDYNGTPYAQRVTYVIGADGKISQVHTTINTETHAADILAGIGA, from the coding sequence ATGCCTTTATCCGTCGGCGATACCGCCCCCAACTTCACCGTCAAAGATACGAACGGCAACACTGTTACCCTGTCTGACTACGCCGGTAAACCCGTCGTCCTCTACTTCTACCCCAAAGATGATACTCCCGGTTGCACCAAAGAAGCCTGCAGCTTCCGTGACAACTACCAGCAATACCTGAGTCAAGGGATTACCGTGTTTGGGGTAAGCATGGATGACGAAGCCTCTCACCAGGCATTCACTAACAAATTCAACCTACCCTTTCCGCTGCTGGCCGATACCGATGGGACGATTACCAGAGCCTATGATGTGCTGGGCGATTACAATGGCACTCCCTATGCTCAACGGGTAACTTATGTGATCGGAGCCGACGGCAAAATTAGCCAGGTTCATACCACGATTAATACCGAAACCCACGCAGCAGATATCCTGGCTGGAATTGGCGCTTAA
- a CDS encoding bis(5'-nucleosyl)-tetraphosphatase gives MAGSSIAKDEAFGIVPILNQNGSYQFLLIQHHAGHWGFPKGHADPGESAVQAACREFVEETGITDYTLIDGITFSEQYTFTRNHQKFEKTVLYYPAFVQSDAVTCQPEEIRNFTWLPYAQALQRLTFEGAQRVLTEVHQYLS, from the coding sequence ATGGCGGGTTCATCGATCGCTAAGGATGAAGCGTTTGGTATCGTCCCAATTTTGAACCAGAACGGCAGTTATCAATTTCTGCTGATTCAACATCATGCCGGACATTGGGGCTTTCCTAAAGGCCATGCTGACCCAGGAGAATCGGCTGTACAGGCGGCCTGTCGGGAATTTGTCGAAGAAACTGGAATCACTGACTATACCCTGATTGACGGAATTACCTTCTCTGAACAATACACTTTCACCCGAAATCACCAAAAGTTTGAAAAAACCGTGCTGTACTATCCAGCCTTTGTGCAGTCAGACGCGGTAACCTGCCAGCCCGAAGAAATCCGCAATTTTACCTGGCTCCCCTACGCGCAGGCTCTCCAACGCCTCACTTTCGAAGGTGCCCAACGAGTCCTGACCGAAGTGCATCAATATTTGAGTTAA
- a CDS encoding DUF3611 family protein, with protein MMRNPIARDDAPPNIQQIAKSFRLTGWISFWTQLVLTVVSGITLIFAVAAGRTPTGVSTNPGTGVGGLLTIVGIGILVFNMYWALTRYVAVGRRLAGSKSNRPKKSDTIQSIRLGLMVSLVGMLLAILGAETIVGLLVGKALSQGIGGFVNTDPSRFIQPADTFVVQASINVILAQFAGIVSALWLLNRISR; from the coding sequence ATGATGCGTAATCCGATCGCCCGTGACGATGCCCCACCTAATATTCAGCAGATTGCCAAATCCTTTCGCCTTACAGGCTGGATTAGCTTCTGGACGCAGCTTGTTTTAACCGTGGTGTCTGGCATTACTTTGATCTTTGCGGTTGCTGCAGGCCGGACTCCCACTGGCGTGAGTACGAATCCAGGCACTGGGGTGGGCGGCTTGCTGACGATCGTCGGGATTGGCATCCTGGTATTCAATATGTACTGGGCCTTGACCCGCTATGTGGCTGTGGGCCGTCGGTTAGCTGGCAGTAAATCCAATCGCCCCAAGAAATCAGACACAATTCAATCGATTCGGTTAGGGTTAATGGTCAGCCTGGTGGGAATGCTGTTGGCCATTCTGGGCGCTGAGACGATCGTTGGGTTATTGGTCGGTAAGGCACTCAGCCAGGGGATTGGCGGGTTTGTCAATACGGATCCATCCCGATTTATTCAGCCCGCTGATACGTTTGTGGTGCAGGCCAGTATTAATGTGATCCTGGCTCAGTTTGCCGGAATTGTCAGCGCCCTCTGGTTGCTCAACCGGATTAGTCGATAA
- a CDS encoding response regulator transcription factor: protein MSNSTSTESVSGELPLVKILIVEDDPMMQLGLEQTLGDHGHFQIVGQAADGHTAVEMAQQLQPDVIVMDIGLPRQDGIAATQQIKAVLPNVRIVMLTSHTTETEVIAALSSGADAYCIKGTNVDRLLAAIAAAQEGATYLDPQIARRVIDHLKLPLSTAPVGQLSQRELDVLKLIVEGYSNQEIAAALYLSPNTIKTHIRGIMNKLAVDDRVQAAVVALRTGLI from the coding sequence ATGTCAAATTCCACTTCTACTGAATCTGTTTCCGGCGAACTGCCACTCGTCAAAATTTTGATTGTGGAAGATGACCCCATGATGCAGTTAGGGCTAGAACAAACCCTGGGGGATCATGGGCACTTTCAGATTGTAGGTCAGGCCGCAGACGGTCATACTGCTGTAGAAATGGCTCAGCAACTGCAACCGGATGTGATTGTGATGGACATCGGGCTACCTCGGCAAGATGGCATTGCTGCGACTCAACAAATTAAAGCCGTGCTGCCTAATGTGCGCATTGTGATGCTCACCTCTCATACCACTGAAACTGAAGTGATAGCGGCTCTGTCCAGTGGAGCAGACGCTTACTGTATCAAAGGTACGAATGTCGATCGCCTGTTGGCCGCGATCGCCGCCGCCCAGGAAGGAGCCACCTATCTGGATCCCCAAATCGCCCGTCGGGTGATTGACCATCTCAAACTGCCATTATCAACTGCACCAGTAGGCCAACTGTCACAACGAGAGTTAGACGTATTGAAGCTGATTGTGGAAGGGTATAGCAATCAAGAAATTGCCGCCGCACTTTACCTCAGCCCGAATACGATCAAGACTCACATCCGGGGGATCATGAACAAATTAGCTGTAGATGACCGAGTTCAAGCGGCTGTGGTAGCTCTGCGTACCGGTTTGATTTAA
- a CDS encoding PadR family transcriptional regulator, whose protein sequence is MKFDDIYKFFEAPPPFYLNKELAVCYVLAVLTRGDSYGTELIQLLETEYPAYRLSDTVLYSALKFLEEEGMITGYWKKVEGRGRPRRMYQIQADAAQRAQDLAQLWLNYVKKYRTAPQAPGLAHSGTL, encoded by the coding sequence ATGAAATTTGACGACATTTACAAATTTTTCGAAGCTCCGCCACCGTTCTATCTGAACAAGGAACTGGCTGTTTGCTACGTTCTGGCGGTTTTAACTCGTGGCGATTCCTACGGAACTGAATTGATTCAACTGCTAGAAACTGAATACCCGGCTTATCGGCTTTCGGATACGGTTTTGTACAGTGCCTTAAAATTCCTGGAGGAAGAGGGCATGATTACAGGCTACTGGAAGAAGGTTGAAGGGCGGGGACGGCCTCGTCGGATGTACCAGATCCAGGCTGATGCAGCCCAGCGTGCTCAAGATTTGGCACAGTTGTGGCTGAACTATGTAAAAAAGTACCGCACGGCTCCCCAAGCTCCGGGATTAGCCCATAGTGGTACGCTCTAG
- a CDS encoding cofactor assembly of complex C subunit B, translating to MDIPVLSSTFLLTMLLGVGLFFFIRASVKDRTQSIRYGSDLSEESLIPQLQRYFAERSYQLQNTEAVPQHFVFEGIVRPSVFLAVFLTLLATIGLLCLALVLAIAFPHLSGVPYGLVLLSPLAGFFYWQRAKRPEQVLLRLESDHDELPQSSFQSFITITAHRDELIELERALPLKQAS from the coding sequence ATGGACATTCCTGTTCTATCTTCAACGTTTCTGTTGACGATGCTGCTGGGTGTGGGGCTGTTCTTCTTTATCCGGGCTTCGGTTAAAGATCGGACTCAATCTATCCGATACGGGTCTGATTTGTCAGAAGAGTCCCTCATACCCCAATTACAGCGATACTTTGCAGAACGCTCCTATCAACTGCAAAACACAGAAGCAGTCCCTCAGCACTTTGTGTTCGAGGGGATTGTTCGACCCAGTGTTTTTCTGGCTGTGTTTTTAACCTTACTGGCTACTATTGGGCTGCTTTGTTTGGCTCTGGTCTTGGCGATCGCCTTTCCTCATCTGTCCGGCGTACCTTATGGACTGGTTTTGCTCTCTCCACTTGCTGGTTTTTTTTACTGGCAACGAGCAAAACGTCCTGAGCAAGTTCTACTAAGACTTGAATCTGACCATGATGAATTGCCCCAATCATCATTTCAATCCTTCATTACAATCACAGCCCATCGGGATGAATTAATTGAGCTAGAGCGTGCGCTACCCCTTAAACAAGCCTCGTAA
- a CDS encoding DUF3155 domain-containing protein translates to MARRRKRKSRRRQEGRRILENVPQFSIECGEDKPVTAARKFIHAEGIVPPALLLVKRNEHTTDRYFWAEKGLFGAQYVEENHFLFPSLRPSEEETAEMAVSLR, encoded by the coding sequence TTGGCTAGGAGACGCAAGCGTAAAAGCCGTCGTCGGCAGGAGGGTCGTCGGATTCTGGAGAACGTACCTCAATTTAGCATTGAGTGCGGGGAAGACAAACCTGTAACAGCCGCTCGGAAGTTCATTCATGCAGAAGGGATTGTTCCTCCGGCGCTATTACTGGTTAAGCGTAATGAGCATACCACGGATCGGTACTTCTGGGCAGAGAAAGGATTGTTCGGCGCTCAATACGTCGAAGAAAATCATTTTCTGTTCCCTAGTTTGAGACCCTCAGAGGAAGAAACAGCCGAGATGGCGGTTTCACTTCGTTAG
- a CDS encoding sensor histidine kinase: MFQDSFAIANGMLMPASSEFVALCRAQIGILTQALGASIAVVYLTQELVEGSQAPLVPVVVYPEGGLGRDAYQGVSLPPVTLPKDEIAQLPANAQPPAPSPKPSALTPKPLLPEGNRALPSAQSNPEIDLPNLVLPGKALVEQRQIALPLVHEEIMMGVLVARRDDRAWQKREQEQIEEIAKTLSIACVMDQRYQWLAQEHQQEHLMQRQQHDLMDNLLHQFRNSLTALQTFGKLILKRLQPGNPNRDIAVNLTRETERLRELSQQLEFVLKAGYSPALLPPASLSLEQPADLGNAALEAPLPASLQNTGFLPGRPLPVERCLVEDILEPLLSATQTIAQEKSLSLHAILSDDLPPVWANPQALREVLNNLLENAVKYTPAGGLILVQTEATETQPWFTISVTDTGPGIPEQDLPHIFERHFRGVQAQGEIAGSGLGLAIAQTLVTQMHGTIQVFSPALPEYLNLPGTVLPSDRGQGTSFVVKLPVALEGE; the protein is encoded by the coding sequence TTGTTTCAAGATAGTTTCGCGATCGCTAATGGCATGTTGATGCCCGCCAGTTCTGAATTTGTTGCCCTCTGTCGCGCCCAAATTGGCATTCTCACCCAGGCCTTGGGAGCGTCGATCGCAGTGGTCTACCTCACACAAGAACTGGTAGAGGGGTCTCAAGCTCCCCTGGTGCCCGTGGTTGTCTATCCAGAGGGAGGATTGGGAAGAGATGCATATCAAGGGGTATCCCTGCCACCAGTGACATTGCCCAAGGATGAGATCGCTCAGTTACCCGCCAACGCCCAGCCCCCTGCTCCATCACCAAAACCTTCAGCCCTGACTCCAAAGCCCCTGTTGCCAGAGGGAAATAGGGCGTTACCCAGTGCTCAGAGCAATCCGGAGATCGATCTGCCAAACCTGGTATTGCCAGGAAAAGCCCTGGTAGAACAACGACAAATTGCCCTGCCCCTGGTGCATGAAGAGATCATGATGGGAGTGCTGGTGGCTCGACGAGACGATCGCGCCTGGCAGAAACGGGAACAAGAGCAGATTGAAGAAATTGCCAAAACCCTGTCGATCGCCTGTGTGATGGATCAACGTTACCAGTGGCTGGCCCAGGAACATCAGCAAGAGCATCTGATGCAGCGGCAGCAGCATGACTTGATGGATAACCTGCTGCATCAATTTCGTAACTCTCTGACCGCTTTGCAAACCTTTGGCAAATTGATCCTCAAGCGGCTGCAACCGGGGAATCCCAACCGCGACATCGCCGTCAATCTGACACGGGAAACCGAACGATTACGAGAGCTTTCCCAGCAGTTAGAGTTTGTCTTGAAGGCAGGCTATTCTCCCGCCTTGCTCCCGCCGGCCAGTTTATCTCTTGAGCAACCTGCCGATCTGGGAAATGCGGCCCTGGAAGCCCCACTCCCTGCTTCCCTACAAAATACTGGGTTCCTACCAGGAAGGCCGTTGCCTGTGGAGCGATGTCTGGTAGAGGACATCTTAGAACCCTTACTGTCGGCGACCCAGACGATCGCTCAGGAGAAGTCTCTCAGCCTGCATGCGATTCTGTCAGATGACCTTCCCCCCGTGTGGGCCAATCCTCAGGCATTACGAGAAGTACTGAATAACCTGCTGGAAAATGCTGTCAAGTATACTCCCGCTGGCGGATTGATCCTCGTTCAGACTGAAGCGACAGAGACTCAACCCTGGTTTACGATCTCTGTTACCGATACTGGGCCAGGAATTCCAGAACAGGATTTACCCCATATTTTTGAACGGCACTTTCGCGGTGTTCAGGCTCAAGGAGAGATTGCCGGCAGTGGCCTGGGATTAGCGATCGCCCAAACTCTGGTGACTCAAATGCACGGCACTATTCAGGTCTTCAGTCCTGCGTTACCGGAGTACCTGAACCTTCCCGGCACTGTTCTCCCATCCGATCGGGGTCAAGGAACCAGCTTTGTAGTCAAGCTACCTGTCGCGTTGGAGGGAGAATGA
- a CDS encoding S-layer homology domain-containing protein yields MVKSSTLKSGTALLVALTLTTGTVAPFVMAAPTSAQTAAQTAFPDVSRDYWAAPFIYGLAARGIIVGFPDGTFRPEQPVTRAEFAAMINRAFNMPKIREPIEFRDVPPNFWNRGGIERAYTMGFMSGYPGGNFRPEENIPRAQVLVSLASGLRYLPTAPIDTTLSIFADASTIPPYARTAIAAATERRMVVNYPDIRYLNPNQTASRADVAAFVYQALVSTGQLPPVRSPYIVGGLVGIRIPAGTVIPIRYPGVDRLLLAKNEPPIPLTMKVAQNVVTSQGQVLIPAGSDVVGQLRTTPQGVQFVAGELVLPNGRRYPIDAASNLITTTEQIRKGVSTGKIVAGTLVGAGAALGIAAVTGDRKIEGWEVIPGAVVGAGLSLLFADRIDLFTVNPNTDLNLTLNSDLVIQ; encoded by the coding sequence ATGGTGAAATCCAGTACTTTGAAATCAGGGACGGCTCTGCTAGTTGCCCTGACTCTTACAACAGGGACAGTTGCACCGTTTGTCATGGCTGCCCCAACCTCTGCCCAAACTGCTGCTCAAACAGCTTTCCCGGATGTATCGAGGGATTATTGGGCAGCTCCGTTTATTTATGGATTAGCGGCACGTGGGATTATAGTGGGATTTCCCGATGGCACCTTTCGCCCAGAGCAACCCGTCACCCGGGCTGAATTTGCGGCCATGATTAATCGGGCTTTCAATATGCCCAAAATTCGAGAGCCGATCGAATTTCGAGATGTACCGCCGAATTTCTGGAACCGGGGAGGAATCGAGCGAGCCTATACAATGGGCTTCATGTCCGGCTACCCCGGTGGCAACTTCCGGCCCGAAGAAAATATTCCCCGCGCTCAGGTATTGGTATCTCTAGCTAGTGGACTGCGGTATCTCCCTACGGCACCCATTGATACCACTCTATCCATCTTCGCGGATGCCAGTACCATCCCTCCCTATGCTCGTACTGCGATCGCCGCTGCCACAGAACGCCGGATGGTGGTCAATTATCCCGATATTCGCTACCTGAACCCCAACCAGACCGCCAGCCGTGCCGATGTTGCGGCTTTTGTGTATCAGGCGTTGGTCAGTACCGGACAACTGCCGCCCGTGCGATCCCCCTACATTGTGGGAGGCCTCGTGGGGATCAGGATTCCCGCAGGCACCGTCATTCCCATTCGATATCCAGGGGTAGATAGGCTGTTGTTGGCGAAGAACGAGCCACCCATTCCTCTGACCATGAAGGTGGCTCAGAACGTGGTCACTTCCCAGGGGCAGGTATTGATTCCTGCAGGCAGTGATGTGGTCGGTCAACTGAGAACTACTCCCCAGGGGGTGCAATTTGTCGCGGGTGAACTGGTGCTACCCAATGGCAGACGGTATCCGATCGATGCTGCGTCTAACCTGATTACCACCACTGAACAGATCCGCAAGGGCGTTTCCACTGGCAAGATCGTGGCTGGAACTCTGGTCGGTGCGGGTGCGGCATTAGGGATTGCAGCTGTCACGGGCGATCGCAAAATTGAGGGCTGGGAAGTCATCCCCGGAGCGGTGGTAGGTGCTGGATTAAGCCTTTTGTTTGCTGATCGAATTGACCTCTTCACTGTCAATCCCAATACAGACCTGAACCTGACATTGAACTCGGATTTGGTGATTCAGTAA